The DNA window GGCGCGTCGGCTGCTGGCGGACCTGCCCCGGCTCGACGCCGACCCCTCCATCCTCGCCCGCGACTACGTCTGGCTGCGCGTGGGGCCCGACCCCCTGCTCACCGGCTACTACGCGCCGCTGCTGGACGCGAGCCTGACGAAGAAGCCCGGCTACGACTGGCCGCTCTACGGCCTGCCGCACGACCTGCAGACCATCGACCTGGGGCAGTTCCAGCCGCGCTGGACCGGGCAGAAGATCGTCTACCGGGTGGAGAACGGCCGCATCAAGCCGTACTACGACCGCCGCCAGATCGACCTGGGCAAGGCCCTTGCGGGCAGGCACCTCGAGATCGCCTGGACGCGCGACCCGTGGGACATCTACGTGCTGCAGGTGCAGGGCTCGGGCTACCTGAAGCTTCCGGACGGCCGCGTCCAGCCCGTGCTCTACGCGGGCAAGAACGGGCGGCAGTTCATCTCCTCGGAGAAGCTCATGCTCCAGCGCGGCCTCCTGGACAGGGCCGAGATCGACCGCGAGGGCATCCGCGCCGCCCTGGACCGCATGGGGCCGGAGAAGATCGACATCCTGGCCGAGAACCCGAGCTACGTCTTCTTCCGCCTCTCGGACAGCCCGCCCGTGGGCACCATCGGCCGTCCCCTGACCGGGCTCGTGTCCATGGCCACGGACCCGGGGCTTTTGCCGCTCGGCTCCATCATCCCCTTTTCCGCCGACCTGCCCGGCGGCTCGGCCGACGCGCCCTGGACCTCGGTGCACGGCATCGGCCTGGCCCAGGACACGGGCGGCCTCATCAAGGGCAGCCACATCGACTACTATTGCGGCGCGGGCCAGGATCGCGAGTGGATGGCCTTCCACATGAAGAAGCCCGCCCAGGCCTTTTTGCTGCTGCACCGCGACGCCCTGGCCCTGGCGCCGGGCGGCGCGCAGTGAGCGCGAACGAACACGGAGAGACGATGACCCTTGACGAAATCACCGGCCTCGTTGCCGCCTGCGCCCAGGCGCAGCTCGACCTGACCGACCTCTGGCACGAGCGCGAGCCCGCCGCGGACTACGACCCCATCGCCCTGGACGAGGCGGGGCAGGGCGGCGCGCCCTCGCTGCCCGCCGTGGCCGCGGCCGAGCACCTGGCCAACTTCCGCCTCTGGCACGTGGAGGACGAGGCCCGGCGGCGCGACGTGGGGCCGGAGGTCATCGCCGACTGCAAGCGCCGCATCGACGGCCTGAACCAGCGCCGCAACGACCTCATCGAGCGCGTGGACGCCGCGCTCATCGCCGCCATGCAGGACGTCCTGCCCGCAAACGCGCCCGCGCGCCACAACACCGAGAGCGCGGGCATGGCGCTGGACCGGCTGTCCATCCTGGCGCTCAAGGTCTTCCACATGAAGGAGCAGACCGAGCGCCTGGACGCGGGCGAGGAGCACCGCAGGGCCTGCGTCGCCAAGCTCGCCGTGCTGCGCGAGCAGCGCACCGACCTCCTGGCCGCGCTCACCGACCTCCTGGCCGACTACGCCGCGGGCAGGAAGCGCCCCAAGGTCTACTTCCAGTTCAAGATGTACAACGACCCCGCCCTGAACCCGGCGCTGTACGGAAAGGGCGCGAAGGCCTGATCCGGTAGGACACGAGGGCGGCGGGCCGGGACGGCCGAGCCGCGGCCCGCAGCCCCGCCTCCTGCCGCGCCTTGCCTTCCGGCGGGGCCGGGCTCTCCGGCCTTGTCTGTCCGGCCCTCCCGGGCTATAGTCCCCAATTGCGCCAGGATGTCCGCAGTTTGTCGGGCTCCCGCCACGGTCCTTCGCGCGTGCCGCGTCAGGACGCGCCGCGCGGGCCGGACGGAAATCCGGCTCCGCCGCCGGGGGGCGGCGTGAGCGAGCCGAAAACCACGTTTTCCGGCGAGCGGCCCTCCGCACGATACGGTCTTGCGCATCGTGCGGACATCACACAAGAGAGGAAAGCATGGCAGAATACGAAGCCGTCATCGGGCTCGAGGTCCACGCCCAGCTCACGACCAACACCAAGCTCTTCTGCGGCTGCTCCACGCATTTCGGGGACGAGCCCAACGCCAACGTCTGCCCGGTCTGCGCCGCCATGCCCGGCGTGCTGCCGGTGATGAACGACCGCGCCCTGGAATACGCCTGCAAGATGGCCATGGCCGTGGACGCGCGGATCAACATGACCAGTATCTTCGCGCGCAAGAACTATTTCTATCCCGACCTGCCCAAGGGCTACCAGATCAGCCAGTACGAGCAGCCCCTGTGCGAGCACGGCCGCATCGACATCGAGGCGGGCGGCGGGACCAAGACCATCGGCATCACGCGCATCCACATGGAGGAGGACGCGGGCAAGAACATCCACTCGAGCGTGGAGAACAAGAGCTTCGTGGACCTCAACCGCTGCGGCGTGCCGCTCATCGAGATCGTCTCCGAGCCGGACCTGCGCTCCTCGGAAGAAGCCGTGGCCTACCTGAAGGAGCTGCGCTCCATCCTCGTCTACCTCGGCATCTGCGACGGCAACATGGAGGAGGGGTCGTTCCGCTGCGACGCCAACGTCTCCGTGCGCAGGAAGGGGGCCACCGCCTTCGGCACCCGCGCCGAGATCAAGAACGTCAACTCGTTCCGCAACGTGCAGCGCGCCATCGACTACGAGATCGGCCGCCACATCGACTGCATCGAGGACGGCGAGGCCATCGTGCAGGAGACGCGCCTCTTTGACGCGAACAAGGGCGTGACCCAGTCCATGCGCGGCAAGGAAGAGGCCCACGACTACCGCTATTTCCCCGATCCGGACCTCGTGCCCGTGCAGCTCGAGCCCTCCTGGGTGGAGCGCTGGCGCGGCGAGCTTCCGGAGCTGCCCGCCGCCCGCCGCGCGCGCTTCGCCTCGCAGTACGGCCTGCCCGAGAAGGACGCGGCCGTGCTGACCTCCGAGCGCGACGTGGCCGACTACTTCGAGGCCGCCGTGGGCGCCTACGCCGAGCCCAAGAAGATCGCCAACTGGATCATGAGCGAGCTTCTGCGCGAGCTGAAGGACTGCGACACGAGCCTTGCGGGCTGCAAACTGACGCCAAAGGGGCTGGCCACGCTCGTGCGCCTCGTGGACAGCGGGGCCATCAGTGGCAAGATCGGCAAGCAGATCTTCGGCGACCTCTTCGCCAGCGGCGAGGACCCGGAGGCCTACGTCAAGGCCAAGGGGCTCTCGCAGATCTCCGATTCCGGCGAGCTCGACGCCGTGGTCGACGCGGTCGTGGCCGAGCATCCGGCCGAGGCCGAGCGCTACCGCGCGGGCGAGAAGAAGCTGACGGGCTTCTTCGTGGGCCAGATCATGAAGAAGACCAAGGGGCAGGCGAATCCGAAGCTGGTCAACGAGTTGTTGGCCAGGAAGCTCGGTTGACCCCCCTCGTGCTCGAAGGAGTGGAGTAAATGAGCATCCTCGACGTCGCCATCATCGGCGGCGGCCCCGGCGGCCTGGCCTGCGCTCGCCGCGCCATGCTGAAGGGCCTGTCCTGCGTGGTCCTGGAAAAGGGCCGTCACATCCTGCAGGGCATCCGCGACACCTACCCCAAGGGCAAGTCCGTGTACCCCACGGTGCCCAAGGGCGCGGAAGACGACTACATCATTTCCGAACTGCGCCCCGAGGGCGAGAAGGAAGACCTCGAGAGCTACCTTTGCCGCATCGAGGCCTTCGTGGCCGAGGCGGGCATCCCGGTGCGCCTGGGCGAGGAGTTCCTCTCCCTGGCCAAGGACCGGGACGGCTTCACGGTGACCACGAGCCACGGCACCGTCCAGGCGCGCAACGTGGTCCTGGCCTTCGGCAGCAACATCCCGGTGGAGCTCGGCGTGTACGGCGAGGCCAAGACCGTGGCCAGAAGCCTCGAGAACCCCGAGGACTTCCTGGGCACGCCCTCCCTCGTGCTCGGCGGCGGCAGCACCGCGGCGGACATCGTGGCCGTGCTTTCGCGCTTCAAGCGCGACCGCGGCGACGAGACCCCGGTCTACTGGGGGCACCGCCGCACCACCATGCGCGTGCAGAAGGACGTGGCCCGCGACATGGGCGAGGAGATCCTGCTCGGCGGGAACATCAAGATCCTGCACAACGCCGTGCCCAAGCTCGGCGAGGTGGACGAGGAGGGCATCGAGCGGCTGGTCATCCAGACCCAGCGCATGGCCCTGGACGGCGGCGTCTACCTGCTGCAGAGCCTGTCCTTCCCCATGAAGAACGTCATCGCCTGCATCGGCTCGCAGGGCCCGGCCCCGGTCTTCCGCAAGCTCGGCCTGCAGATGATCACCTGCACCGAGGGCATCTGCAAGATCGGCAAGGAGGGCTCGGAGCTCATCCTCCTCAACCACTCCCTGGAGACGAGCGCGAAGGGCGTCTACGCCATCGGCGGCGCGGTCAGCCCGGTGTACATGGGCGTGCCCGAGGAGGGGACCATCACCGAGCAGCGCCATCCCAACATCATCTACGTGGCGGTGCGCGACGGCGTGGCCGTGGCCGACGAGATCGCCGTCGAGTGCGCCGCCTGCAAGGAATAAGGAGTATCCGGTGCTGAACACCCACATCCGCTACGAGCCCGAGGCCGACGCCCTCATGCTCCTGGACCAGCGCTACCTGCCGCGCCGCGAGGAGTGGTACGAGGTGCGCGACCTCGCGACCACGGTCTATGCGCTCCAGGAGATGGTCATCCGCGGCGCCCCGGCCATCGGCGTGACCGCGGCCTACGGCTGCTACTTCTGCGCCCGCGAGACGCAGCGTACGGAAGGCACCGGCGAGGGCTGGGAGGCGGCGCTTCGCGACCGGCTGGAGACGCTGAAGAACGCCCGGCCCACTGCCGTGAACCTGCGCTGGGCCGTGGAGGAGCTCACGAAGATGTGGGAGGAGCGGCCCGGCATCGGCCTGCCCGCCCTGGCCACCATCTGGCTCGACCGCGCCCGCGCCATGCAGCGCGAGGACGAGGAGATCAACAAGGCCATGGGCGCGCACGGCGCGAACCTGCTGAAGGACGGCGACCGCGTCATGACCCACTGCAACGCGGGCGCTCTGGCCACCGCGGGCTGGGGCACGGCCGTGGGCGTCATCTACTCCGCAGTGGAGCAGGGCAAGAAGATAACCGTGGTCGCCAACGAGACGCGCCCCTTCCTGCAGGGCGCGCGGCTCACGGCCTACGAGCTGCACAAGTGCGGCGTGGACGTGACCGTGGCCTGCGACAACGCCTGCGCCCTGCTCATGAAGAAGGGGCTGGTGGACAAGGTCATCGTGGGTGCGGACCGCATCGCGGCCAACGGCGACGCGGCCAACAAGATCGGCACCTACGGCGTGGCGCTCCTGGCCAAGGCCCACGGCATCCCGTTCTACGTGGCCGCCCCGTCCTCCACCTTCGACCTGCGCTGCCCCACGGGCGAGGAGATCCCCATCGAGGAGCGCACCCCGCGCGAGGTCACCCACCCCACGGGCGAATCGGCCATCACCCCGGAGGGCGTGAAGGTCTACAACTTCGCCTTCGACGTCACCCCGGCCGAGCTCATCGCCGGGATCATCACCGAGAAGGGCGTGCTCACCCCGCCCTACACCGAGTCCATCGCGAAGATCATCGGCGGCAAGCGCTAGCCGCACGCCGCCTTCCGCCTCCCCCCGCGCGGCCCGTTCCCGGGCCCGCGCGGCGGGGCGGGCGTCCTCGTCCTTCCCGCACCGTGCCCCATCCGTGCCTCAGCGGGCGACCGTGAAGCGCTGCTTCACGTGGCGCGGGTGCTCCAGCTCGTCCAGCGCGGCGATGGCGTAGTCCTCCATGGATATGCGGCTCCTGCCCGTGTCGTCGGTCAGGAGCTGGTCGCCGCCGGTGCGGTAGGTCCCGGTGCGCTCGCCGGGCGCGAACTCGGCCGGGGGGGAGAGAAAGGTCCAGTCCAGGTCGTCCACCGTGCGCAGCGCGTCGAGGAATTCCTTTCCCGGCACGGCTTCGGCCAGAAACTCTGCCGGAAAGCTCGGCTCGTCGACCACGAGGCGGCCCGGAACCACCTCCAGGCTGCCCGCGCCGCCCACCACGAACAGCCGGGTGATGCCCGCCGAGCGCACGGCCTCGAGAAGCGGTTCGGCCGTGAGGACGGCGAAGTTGGCCGCGCTGACCACCGCGTCGTGGCCCGCCAGCTGCATGGCCAGCTCCGCCGAGTCCCTGGCGTCGGCCACGACCAGCCGCACCCCCTCGGGCGCCTTGGCGGCATGGGGATGGCGGACGATGCCGGTCACCTGATGGCCGCGCGAAAGCGCCTCGGCCGCGATGCGCGAGCCGACCCTGCCTGTCGCTCCGATGATGGCTATCTTCATGATCGTTCCTCCTTGCGGTCTGTGCTTCGCCGTATGGCGTCGCCCGGCATGCGTCGCTGCGGAGAGCCGGGCGGACTCGCCCAGGGGCTTCCGGACGGTACGCACCCTTCACCGTACACCAGAAGGACGCAAAGGGGGAGGAGGAGGCGGGGCAGGCGGGGAAAAAGTGCAGTGAAGAGCAGCGGAAATCGCGGAGGCAGGGCACCACGACGCGGGCATAAGCGGGCGGAATGCCACGCTGCCCCGTTCCCCATCCCGCCGCGCCCCTTGATGTTTTCCGCGTCTTCGTCTAGCTCAGCTACCAGCGTCGCGGCCACCCGCGACGCGGCTCACCGCGCGGCGTCCCGCCGCGCACCCGCCATTCACGGGCACGGAGGGATGGCAGAGTGGTTTATTGCGGCGGTCTTGAAAACCGCTGACGGGGCAACCCGTCCGGGGGTTCAAATCCCTCTCCCTCCGCCAGCTGAATGTGCCTGCTAAATATCATCCTTTATTGATTCGTTAAGATAGGCTATCGCTTCTTGAAGCTTTTAGCTTTTAAAGGCGAACTCCCTGGAGTCGGCCACTCGAGAATTTTTTCTGACCGGCCGATCGCAATAGCCGTCAAATGGCCACTGTTTCTACCCATGCCACATTTTTTCGAAAGGAAGAACTAACCAATGAATAGCAATGACAGGCCTATTAGATTGGGTAGCCATTGGAGTGCCGTCGGGGTACCAGCCGGGAGCAAGGAAGAGTTTAAGAATTTCATATGCCATATTCTCGACAAAGTTCACTCGACTCGAATGGTGAACGAATCATGCAAAGATTATATTTATAATTCATCAAAATACCTTGAGATTTGCTGTGTTATTGACAGCGCGTCAAAATTTTCAAGTGCTGTTCCTTCTTTACGATTTGATGCTTTCCATGGAAAAAAGATGCATATGAAACTTGAGAGAATCAATGAATGGGATGGAGGTTATGAAGCAAATCTGGCGTGTACATTTTATGGCGCGAGTGTATGTTTTTTCGATACGGCATATAGATATAACAAGCATAAATATGTAGTTGGAATGGAATATGATTTTTTAATCGGTGCCATAGCTTACAAAGTAGAAAAAAGTAAGCAGGAATTGAAATTCAAAGATGATCATGGACGACAGATTAATATGGGGAAAGGTTTCGCGGCATTTCTACCCTTTCGAAAAGATGTGAAGGACGATCCGGAATACACTATCCTCGGACCGGTGCTAGCGTATGAACCCTCGGAAGAAGGGCAATCCGCCTTCAACAGGTTCCAAGTGGTGGCTTGCCGCCCGCCGATCCCGGAAACGGATGAATCCGCGGAACTGACTCTTGATGTCTTTGCCCTGGACAAGGCACTTGCGGACGAGCGGCCAGAAAAAGAGGATTCCCTTTTTGCAATCGCCTGGTTGCAGGGAAAATTGGCGGATGTCTAGACCCGTTGTTATGGTCAGTGGGCAAGCGAATGGTGATTGACGAAGCTTGAGGCCGGTGAAGCCGAGGGCTGCTTGCCATATGTAAAAAGGCCGTCCTTTTGGGACGGCCTTCATATTTTTTCACTGTTTTTTCGTTCTCTATTCTACGGCTTCACCGTGGAGCCCAGCACCTCGAGGAACTTGCGCATCCATTCCGGGTGGGCGGGCCAGGCCGGGGCGGTGACGAGGTTGCCGTCGACCACCGCGTTGCTGAAGGTCTCGTTGGGCGCGACGTAGGTGCCGCCGGTCATCTCCACGTCCGGGCCGACCGCCGGGTAGGCCATGCAGGTGCAGCCCTTGGTCACGCCCGCGGCCGCGAGGATGAGCGGGCCGTGGCAGATGGCGGCGATGGGCTTCTTGGCCGCGGCCATCTCCTTCACGATCTCGATGACGCGCGGATTCAGCCGGATGTACTCCGGCGCGCGGCCGCCCGGGATGACCAGGGCGTCGTAGTCCGCGGCCCGCACCTTGTCGAAGTCCTGGTTCAGGCCGAAGAAGTGGCCCGGTTTCTCGCTGTAGGTCTGGTAGCCGTCGAAGTCGTGGATCGCGGTGATGACCTTGTCGCCCGCCTTCTTGTCCGGGCAGACCGCGTGCACCGTGTGCCCGACCATGAGCAGCATCTGGTAGGGCACCATGACCTCGTAGTCCTCCACGAAGTCGCCCACGAGCATGAGGATCTTCTTGACCGCCATGTGTTTCGTCTCCTTTCCGTCTTTGGGGGTAGGGGGATGAGAATGAACACCGTTCACGCATAGCATACTCCGCGCGGCGAAATGAAGTCCAGGGGTCGGGGCGGACGGGGCGGGGCTTCCGGGAGAGGTACATTTCCTGCGTTCCCGCGCGCCGGGGTGCTCATCCACGGCCCTGCGCGCACCCCCGCCCACGCGCAGGCCGCCATTTGACGGGAGTCCCGGCTTCGCATACTCCATGGGAACCCGGGAAAAACGGGCCGCCCGGGGCTTGCGGCCGCGCCCGTCCGAGGATAGGGTGCCGCCTCCCGCGCGGGCGGGAAAAGGCCGCCGCGGTCCGCGAGGACGGGCCCCGGCGGCGGTTCGCCGCCCCCCAACATCCATGCGCCCGGCCAGGGCGCGCAAAGGCCAGAGAACACCAGAATGCCGATCGTCATCGCCGTCGTGGGCCGCCCCAACGTGGGCAAGTCCACGCTCTTCAACCGCCTTGTCCGCCGCAACGCGGCCATCACCCACGACCGCGCCGGGGTCACCCGCGACCGCATCTACGGCGAGACCGTGCTCGACGAGCGCCGCGTGGCCCTGGTGGACACCGGCGGCCTGGAGATGGAGTTCACGGGCACCGATCCCATCTCCGAGGGCATCATGGCCCAGGCGCGCGAGGCCGTGGCCGAGGCCGCGGCCATGCTCATGGTCGTGGACGGCCGCGAGGGGCTGGCGCCGCTGGACGAACGCGTGGCCGCGACGCTGCGCAAGTCCGGCAAACCCGTGCTCCTGGCCGTGAACAAGGTGGACGGGCCGGAGCTCGAGGCGTCGCTGACGGCCGAGTTCCACGCCCTGGGCTTCCCCATGGTCGCGGTGTCCGGGGCCCACGGCTTCGGCCTGGAGGACCTGCGCGGGCAGATAGGCAGCGTGCTGCTGGACGCCGTGCCCGAGCCCGAGGACAGCGCTCCCGGCGTGGAGCGCGGGCTTCGCATCGCGCTGCTGGGCAAGCCCAACGCGGGCAAGTCGAGCATCATCAACGCCCTGCTCGGCGAGGCCCGGCTCATCGTCAGCGCCGAGGCCGGGACCACG is part of the Desulfovibrio sp. X2 genome and encodes:
- a CDS encoding MltA domain-containing protein; its protein translation is MLLLAACAAKAPVAPTPPPPTSAAPGFTRVGPAEALALADRLDPATQRLGSWNDMAGALSQSLAYLDAKPSGALALDTPGLQLTWGQLDMTARRLLADLPRLDADPSILARDYVWLRVGPDPLLTGYYAPLLDASLTKKPGYDWPLYGLPHDLQTIDLGQFQPRWTGQKIVYRVENGRIKPYYDRRQIDLGKALAGRHLEIAWTRDPWDIYVLQVQGSGYLKLPDGRVQPVLYAGKNGRQFISSEKLMLQRGLLDRAEIDREGIRAALDRMGPEKIDILAENPSYVFFRLSDSPPVGTIGRPLTGLVSMATDPGLLPLGSIIPFSADLPGGSADAPWTSVHGIGLAQDTGGLIKGSHIDYYCGAGQDREWMAFHMKKPAQAFLLLHRDALALAPGGAQ
- a CDS encoding DUF4254 domain-containing protein; the protein is MTLDEITGLVAACAQAQLDLTDLWHEREPAADYDPIALDEAGQGGAPSLPAVAAAEHLANFRLWHVEDEARRRDVGPEVIADCKRRIDGLNQRRNDLIERVDAALIAAMQDVLPANAPARHNTESAGMALDRLSILALKVFHMKEQTERLDAGEEHRRACVAKLAVLREQRTDLLAALTDLLADYAAGRKRPKVYFQFKMYNDPALNPALYGKGAKA
- the gatB gene encoding Asp-tRNA(Asn)/Glu-tRNA(Gln) amidotransferase subunit GatB; the encoded protein is MAEYEAVIGLEVHAQLTTNTKLFCGCSTHFGDEPNANVCPVCAAMPGVLPVMNDRALEYACKMAMAVDARINMTSIFARKNYFYPDLPKGYQISQYEQPLCEHGRIDIEAGGGTKTIGITRIHMEEDAGKNIHSSVENKSFVDLNRCGVPLIEIVSEPDLRSSEEAVAYLKELRSILVYLGICDGNMEEGSFRCDANVSVRRKGATAFGTRAEIKNVNSFRNVQRAIDYEIGRHIDCIEDGEAIVQETRLFDANKGVTQSMRGKEEAHDYRYFPDPDLVPVQLEPSWVERWRGELPELPAARRARFASQYGLPEKDAAVLTSERDVADYFEAAVGAYAEPKKIANWIMSELLRELKDCDTSLAGCKLTPKGLATLVRLVDSGAISGKIGKQIFGDLFASGEDPEAYVKAKGLSQISDSGELDAVVDAVVAEHPAEAERYRAGEKKLTGFFVGQIMKKTKGQANPKLVNELLARKLG
- a CDS encoding NAD(P)/FAD-dependent oxidoreductase, producing MSILDVAIIGGGPGGLACARRAMLKGLSCVVLEKGRHILQGIRDTYPKGKSVYPTVPKGAEDDYIISELRPEGEKEDLESYLCRIEAFVAEAGIPVRLGEEFLSLAKDRDGFTVTTSHGTVQARNVVLAFGSNIPVELGVYGEAKTVARSLENPEDFLGTPSLVLGGGSTAADIVAVLSRFKRDRGDETPVYWGHRRTTMRVQKDVARDMGEEILLGGNIKILHNAVPKLGEVDEEGIERLVIQTQRMALDGGVYLLQSLSFPMKNVIACIGSQGPAPVFRKLGLQMITCTEGICKIGKEGSELILLNHSLETSAKGVYAIGGAVSPVYMGVPEEGTITEQRHPNIIYVAVRDGVAVADEIAVECAACKE
- the mtnA gene encoding S-methyl-5-thioribose-1-phosphate isomerase encodes the protein MLNTHIRYEPEADALMLLDQRYLPRREEWYEVRDLATTVYALQEMVIRGAPAIGVTAAYGCYFCARETQRTEGTGEGWEAALRDRLETLKNARPTAVNLRWAVEELTKMWEERPGIGLPALATIWLDRARAMQREDEEINKAMGAHGANLLKDGDRVMTHCNAGALATAGWGTAVGVIYSAVEQGKKITVVANETRPFLQGARLTAYELHKCGVDVTVACDNACALLMKKGLVDKVIVGADRIAANGDAANKIGTYGVALLAKAHGIPFYVAAPSSTFDLRCPTGEEIPIEERTPREVTHPTGESAITPEGVKVYNFAFDVTPAELIAGIITEKGVLTPPYTESIAKIIGGKR
- a CDS encoding NAD(P)-dependent oxidoreductase, with the translated sequence MKIAIIGATGRVGSRIAAEALSRGHQVTGIVRHPHAAKAPEGVRLVVADARDSAELAMQLAGHDAVVSAANFAVLTAEPLLEAVRSAGITRLFVVGGAGSLEVVPGRLVVDEPSFPAEFLAEAVPGKEFLDALRTVDDLDWTFLSPPAEFAPGERTGTYRTGGDQLLTDDTGRSRISMEDYAIAALDELEHPRHVKQRFTVAR
- a CDS encoding DJ-1/PfpI family protein, with protein sequence MAVKKILMLVGDFVEDYEVMVPYQMLLMVGHTVHAVCPDKKAGDKVITAIHDFDGYQTYSEKPGHFFGLNQDFDKVRAADYDALVIPGGRAPEYIRLNPRVIEIVKEMAAAKKPIAAICHGPLILAAAGVTKGCTCMAYPAVGPDVEMTGGTYVAPNETFSNAVVDGNLVTAPAWPAHPEWMRKFLEVLGSTVKP